A genomic window from Sparus aurata chromosome 14, fSpaAur1.1, whole genome shotgun sequence includes:
- the gpr19 gene encoding putative G-protein coupled receptor 19 — translation MVYAQSSNTVGVNPSLYSPSFMYQMSFNYSERVNSTVLATSPTTPPCSLEGSSSGQPNRTSISYELTTGEVAVLGLVFGVLWLVSILGNALVCLVIHRSRRTQSTTNYFVVSMACADLLMSLGCAPFILLQVASGRWPLSAAACKAVRYLQHLCPGVQVYVLLSISVDRFYTIVYPLSFKVSREKAKKMILASWLFDAAFVSPCLFFYGSTSTGSSHCDFFLSDTWGSIAYAAIHLLFGFLVPVVVIMSFYQRVVRYIWRIGADGHTVRRTMNIVPRTKVKTIKMFLMLNSVFFLTWTPFFIAQLWHPRESDGPSRQGLLFFTAIAWISFSSTASKPTLYSVYNANFRRGMRETFCMSSMKCYRSNAYTITASSRMAKKNYVGVVDIPVQAKTVTKDAVYDTFDREAKEKKVAWPTNANPPNTFV, via the coding sequence ctACTCTGAGAGGGTAAACTCGACTGTCCTGGCAACCTCACCTACAACCCCCCCCTGCAGCCTCGAGGGCTCGTCCTCCGGCCAGCCCAACAGGACCTCCATCTCCTATGAGCTGACTACAGGCGAGGTCGCTGTCCTGGGTTTGGTGTTTGGGGTTCTCTGGCTGGTCTCCATCCTGGGAAATGCCCTCGTCTGCCTGGTCATCCACCGGAGCCGACGGACTCAGTCCACCACCAACTACTTTGTGGTGTCTATGGCCTGTGCAGACCTGCTCATGAGCCTGGGTTGTGCCCCCTTCATCCTATTGCAGGTTGCATCAGGACGATGGCCACTGAGCGCCGCTGCCTGCAAGGCTGTCCGCTACCTGCAGCACCTCTGCCCAGGTGTGCAGGTCTATGTCCTGCTTTCCATCTCTGTAGACCGCTTCTACACAATCGTCTACCCCCTCAGCTTCAAGGTGTCCAGAGAGAAAGCAAAGAAGATGATCCTGGCATCATGGCTGTTTGATGCAGCCTTCGTGTCACCCTGCCTCTTCTTCTATGGTTCCACCTCTACAGGCAGCAGCCATTGTGACTTTTTCCTTTCCGACACCTGGGGCAGTATAGCCTATGCTGCCATCCACCTCCTGTTTGGTTTTTTGGTCCCCGTGGTGGTGATCATGTCATTCTACCAGCGGGTGGTACGTTACATCTGGAGGATCGGTGCTGATGGCCACACAGTGCGCCGGACAATGAACATCGTCCCACGGACTAAAGTCAAGACCATCAAGATGTTCCTCATGCTCAATTCAGTTTTCTTCCTCACCTGGACACCCTTCTTCATCGCCCAGCTGTGGCACCCCAGGGAGTCTGATGGACCCAGCAGGCAGGGGCTGCTGTTCTTTACCGCCATCGCATGGATCTCGTTCAGCTCCACAGCGTCCAAGCCAACCCTGTACTCTGTCTACAATGCAAACTTCAGAAGAGGCATGAGGGAGACATTCTGCATGTCATCCATGAAATGCTACCGCAGTAATGCATACACCATCACTGCGAGCTCTCGGATGGCCAAAAAGAACTATGTTGGGGTGGTGGACATCCCAGTGCAAGCGAAGACGGTCACCAAGGACGCAGTGTATGATACATTTGACCGTGAAGCAAAGGAAAAGAAGGTAGCCTGGCCCACTAACGCCAACCCTCCAAACACGTTTGTCTGA